The following proteins are co-located in the Solea solea chromosome 21, fSolSol10.1, whole genome shotgun sequence genome:
- the tut1 gene encoding speckle targeted PIP5K1A-regulated poly(A) polymerase, producing MESNSDIKTTPKGFHCTLCNVSLPNLPSLEQHVKGRKHQTLSTVRHSRKTQEEHSVFVSGIKPEVSQTELADYFQKFGSVSDVIMDKDKGLYAIVQFSEKESIQATLSCVEHQMKGLKLRIKPREKKEFKLIPKKSVSDKQVLDRLKPQLCQLVSVDAQMQFVVERFQLGENEKKTRGLLVQLLQEVFVEFFPDSQIVPFGSSVNTFGVHSCDLDLFLDLEKTKMFQAHAKFTTELERGEGMSDDGRSEDSILSDIDLSTASPAEVLDLVAMILKRCVPSVHKVNVVSSARLPVVKFHHRELNLQGDITLNNRLAVRNTRFLQLCSGIEDRLRPLVYTIRYWAKQKQLAGNPSGAGPLLNNYALTLLIIFYLQNCEPPVLSTVDQLKDMACEEEECVIEGWNCTFPTQPIAVPISKNTQSHSTLLSGFFSFYAKFDFAGSVISVREGRTFPITDFLSKNKDEEATQEPSRIHHHSPKLGPLNLLDPFELSHNVAGNLNDRTQRCFQKECQEAEKYCRSLQYQRKSTKGKSWGLVRLFTPHGEVPHTKVEQLTISVPFKSALLPEALRNQLHAAGDGFRLLWFQKVCAAVESVLKNVLRCHVTPPTNFSTGEDWAVNAAEEMETTSSSLSTSLNDSYDSVESQNEASPAGTAVVGAKRPLSPDIDASVSPQGKKQRLTRRGKPKLPAWTCLQRHMVWAGRRKVRRELIKDPDARPEGSCVQVESRVTAHIIEKEPELKEPLEFKVEPQVVGETESTKAVLHLEPTSDNAGLFNNFFHFLDAFLPKMVETLLQNETGVV from the exons ATGGAGTCAAACAGTGACATTAAAACGACACCGAAAGGCTTTCACTGTACACTCTGCAATGTCAGTTTACCGAACC TTCCTAGTCTGGAGCAGCACGTGAAGGGGCGCAAACACCAGACACTGAGCACTGTGCGACACTCAAGGAAGACCCAGGAGGAGCACAGTGTGTTCGTCAGTGGCATCAAGCCTGAAGTCTCTCAGACTGAGTTAGCAGACTACTTCCAGAAGTTTGGCTCAGTCTCAGATGTCATCATGGACAAAGACAAG GGTCTGTACGCCATCGTGCAGTTCAGCGAGAAGGAGAGTATACAGGCCACCCTCTCCTGTGTCGAGCACCAGATGAAGGGCCTGAAGCTGCGCATCAAAccgagagagaagaaagaattCAAGTTGATTCCCAAGAAGAGCGTCTCCGACAAACAAGTTCTCGACCGTCTCAAACCTCAACTGTGTCAGTTAGTGTCT GTCGATGCACAGATGCAGTTTGTTGTCGAGCGATTTCAGCTcggagaaaatgaaaagaagacCAGAGGCTTGCTGGTTCAACTGCTGCAAGAGGTTTTCGTTGAGTTTTTTCCAG ACAGCCAGATTGTCCCATTTGGTTCATCCGTCAACACTTTCGGCGTCCACTCCTGCGACTTGGACCTTTTCCTGGACCTGGAAAAAACCAAGATGTTCCAGGCTCATGCCAAGTTCACCACAGAACTG GAAAGGGGGGAGGGCATGTCAGATGACGGTCGCTCCGAGGACTCCATCCTGTCTGACATTGACTTGTCCACGGCTTCACCGGCTGAGGTCCTGGACCTTGTGGCTATGATCCTGAAGCGCTGTGTCCCCAGCGTGCACAAAGTAAACGTGGTCAGCAGCGCTCGCCTCCCTGTGGTCAAGTTCCATCACCGTGAACTCAATCTTCAAGGGGACATCACTTTAAACAACAG ACTGGCTGTAAGGAACACCCGtttcctccagctctgctcAGGGATTGAGGACAGACTGAGACCTCTGGTGTACACCATCCGCTACTGGGCCAAGCAGAAACAGCTGGctg GTAATCCCAGCGGCGCCGGTCCTCTTCTCAACAACTATGCCCTGACGCTGTTGATCATCTTCTACCTGCAGAACTGTGAGCCTCCTGTTCTCTCCACAGTGGACCAACTCAAAGACATGGCCT GTGAAGAGGAAGAATGTGTGATTGAGGGCTGGAACTGCACCTTCCCCACTCAGCCTATTGCAGTGCCCATCAGCAAAAATACACAGAGCCACA GCACTCTGCTTTCtggcttcttctccttctaTGCTAAGTTTGATTTTGCTGGTAGCGTCATATCTGTGAGGGAAGGACGTACTTTCCCTATCACCGATTTCCTGAGCAAGAATAAAGACGAGGAGGCCACACAAGAGCCCAGTAGGATCCATCACCACAGTCCCAAACTGGGCCCCTTAAATCTCCTGGACCCTTTTGAACTGTCCCACAACGTAGCCGGAAATCTGAATGATCGCACGCAGCGTTGCTTCCAGAAGGAGTGCCAGGAGGCTGAGAAGTATTGCCGCAGCCTGCAGTACCAGCGCAAATCCACCAAAGGGAAGTCGTGGGGCCTGGTGCGCTTATTCACCCCCCATGGGGAAGTCCCGCATACCAAAGTGGAGCAGCTGACCATTAGCGTTCCCTTCAAATCAGCGCTTCTCCCTGAAGCGCTGCGTAATCAGCTGCACGCGGCGGGAGATGGTTTCCGGCTGCTCTGGTTTCAGAAGGTTTGCGCTGCTGTGGAAAGTGTTCTCAAAAATGTTCTCAGGTGTCACGTGACTCCTCCCACAAATTTCAGCACGGGTGAGGATTGGGCTGTAAATGCTGCAGAGGAAATGGAGACAACCTCTTCTTCCCTGAGCACATCATTGAATGACAGCTATGACAGCGTCGAATCCCAAAACGAAGCCAGCCCCGCGGGCACAGCTGTGGTCGGTGCCAAGAGGCCGCTGTCTCCTGACATAGACGCATCTGTGTCACCTCAAGGCAAAAAGCAAAGGCTGACGAGAAGAGGCAAACCGAAACTCCCAGCCTGGACCTGTTTGCAGAGGCACATGGTGTGGGCTGGGAGGAGGAAAGTGAGAAGAGAACTCATCAAAGACCCGGACGCGAGGCCGGAGGGCAGCTGCGTGCAGGTGGAGTCCCGGGTCACGGCTCACATCATTGAGAAAGAGCCAGAGCTCAAGGAGCCGCTGGAGTTCAAGGTCGAGCCGCAGGTGGTGGGTGAGACGGAGAGCACAAAGGCAGTGCTCCACCTAGAGCCAACCAGTGACAATGCAGGTCTTTTTAATAACTTCTTTCATTTCCTCGACGCCTTTTTACCCAAGATGGTGGAGACGTTACTACAGAATGAAACGGGTGTTGTTTAA